One genomic segment of Occultella kanbiaonis includes these proteins:
- a CDS encoding DUF5997 family protein: protein MSTKDSSQTMKSTTAAKRLGIYLPAAPEEFQAATPTRAELEELERNPPEWLVELRRNGPHPRPVVAGRLAISISGLARGGVTEALTTEQIQALRDDPPAWLVTERAVHAKVRAEEERLAAERTAD, encoded by the coding sequence TTCCTCCCAGACCATGAAGTCGACCACCGCGGCGAAGCGGCTCGGCATCTACCTTCCGGCGGCGCCGGAGGAGTTCCAGGCCGCCACCCCGACCCGCGCCGAGCTGGAGGAGCTGGAGCGCAACCCCCCGGAATGGCTCGTGGAGTTGCGACGCAACGGCCCGCACCCGCGCCCCGTGGTGGCCGGCCGTCTTGCGATCTCGATCAGTGGCCTCGCCCGCGGCGGGGTGACCGAGGCACTCACGACCGAACAGATCCAGGCACTGCGCGATGACCCGCCCGCGTGGCTCGTGACCGAGCGGGCCGTCCACGCCAAGGTCCGGGCCGAGGAGGAGCGGCTCGCGGCCGAGCGCACCGCGGACTGA
- the disA gene encoding DNA integrity scanning diadenylate cyclase DisA, giving the protein MADVALPELFRETLRAVAPGTELRDGLERILRGRTGALIVLGYNTVVEEICSGGFELDVDFSSTRLRELAKMDGAIVVDHSRNRIVRAAVQLLPDSTIETTESGTRHRTAERAAKQTGYPVISVSQSMRIVALYVGAHRYVLEDSDVILSRANQALATLERYKSRLDEVSGTLSALEIEDLVTVRDVAAVVQRLEMVRRISAEISDYVVELGTNGRLLALQFDELIGGIGPDLELVVRDYLDVRSARTLDDVLGSLAELDSTQLIDLTQISRVLGVGGRQGESLDSAIAPRGFRMLTKVPRLPMSVVTSLVEHFGSLQRMLSATIDDLEVVDGVGTQRARAVREGLSRQAESSLLERFV; this is encoded by the coding sequence GTGGCTGACGTGGCGTTGCCCGAACTCTTCCGGGAGACCCTGCGCGCCGTCGCGCCGGGGACCGAGTTGCGGGACGGCCTGGAGCGGATCCTGCGGGGGCGCACCGGCGCCCTGATCGTGCTCGGGTACAACACGGTGGTCGAGGAGATCTGCTCCGGCGGATTCGAGCTCGACGTCGACTTCTCCTCCACCCGGCTGCGGGAGCTGGCCAAGATGGACGGCGCCATCGTCGTCGACCACAGCCGCAACCGGATCGTGCGGGCCGCGGTGCAGCTGCTGCCGGACTCCACGATCGAGACCACGGAGTCCGGTACCCGGCACCGCACCGCGGAACGAGCGGCGAAGCAGACCGGTTACCCGGTGATCTCGGTGAGCCAGTCGATGCGGATCGTGGCGCTCTACGTCGGGGCGCACCGGTATGTGCTCGAGGACTCGGACGTGATCCTGTCCCGCGCGAACCAGGCACTGGCCACCCTCGAGCGGTACAAGTCCCGCCTTGACGAGGTGTCCGGCACCCTCTCCGCCCTCGAGATCGAGGACCTCGTCACCGTCCGGGACGTCGCGGCCGTGGTGCAGCGCCTGGAGATGGTGCGCCGGATCTCGGCCGAGATCTCCGACTACGTCGTGGAGCTCGGCACGAACGGGCGCCTGCTGGCGCTCCAGTTCGACGAGCTCATCGGTGGCATCGGGCCGGACCTGGAGCTGGTGGTCCGGGACTACCTGGACGTGCGCAGCGCCCGCACCCTCGACGACGTGCTCGGCTCACTCGCGGAGCTGGACTCGACCCAGCTGATCGACCTCACCCAAATCTCCCGGGTGCTTGGCGTGGGCGGCCGCCAGGGCGAGTCGCTGGACTCGGCGATCGCCCCTCGGGGCTTCCGGATGCTGACCAAGGTCCCGCGCCTGCCGATGTCCGTGGTGACGTCCCTGGTGGAGCACTTCGGCTCCCTGCAGCGGATGCTCTCTGCCACGATCGACGACCTCGAGGTGGTCGACGGCGTCGGCACCCAGCGCGCCCGGGCCGTACGCGAGGGCCTGTCCCGGCAGGCGGAGTCCTCGTTGCTCGAGCGCTTCGTCTGA